GAAGCACCCGACCCATGAAGGGCGCAAAATCCTGCTTGTTCAGCCGCTGAATCTCGACGGGACCGACCGGGGAGCGCCGATGGTGGCCCTGGACAGCGTGGACGCAGGCATTCACGACCGGGTTCTCGTCACCACCGACGGTTACGCGGCCTTCACCGCCGTCGGCCACAAGCAGGCGCCGATCGATGCGGCCGTCATCGGCGTCATCGATCACATCGAGCTCGTCGCTCCGGAATCAGGCGCTGGCGCGCCTCCGGCTTCCACGCCCGCTGCTCCGAAGAAGCAGCACAAGAAGCGCCAGTCCGAGAAGGGCTAGAACCACCTCGAACGTGGCGAAGGAGCCGTGCAGAAGCCGGAACCTCCGCCCCATGTCCGCCACCTCGCCCGCACGGTAACGCCGGGAGGCGTCCGCGATGGCGGGGATCAGATAAAGCTTCTGGAACAGGGCCAGCACCAGCATCGAGGCGGCCAGAATCAGCCGCCACCTGCCGACATCGCTGAAAAACAGCAGCAGGAGCAGGGATGCCGCTCCATACAGCAGCTGCATCGTTCCCCACAGCGCGAACACCTGGTTGTTGGCCTCGCCCGCGTGATACCGCAGCAGATCCGACACAGCGTCTTTTCCCGCCGCTTTGATGATCCCGGCATGCGCGGGCAGCGGATGCCTCAGAACGACCTCGCCTGCCGAGAAGACAGCCGGAGCGCTCAGCGAAACGAGCAGGATCCCGCCCAGCCAGGCAGACAGAATCACGGCGCAGATCCGGCGGACCAGCCAGGAGCCTGCCGGCGTGATATGGCTGTACCGGATCGGGGCCTGTTCAAGACTCTCCGGGCTCATGACAGTCGCAGCGCAGACGATCCACAAGTTTACCGGTCCGCGGATGCCCCTGTCCAACGGACTACGAAGACTTCAGTTCCGTCCACAGCCTGTCGCGGAGCCTCTGCGCTCCGGGCGGCAGCGGCTCGAACCATTCTCCCCGCGCCATGACATCATCCGGCGGGAACAGCGTCTCCATCCTCAGAACTTCTTCCGGGAGCCGTTCACGCGCCGTGCGGACCGCTGTCGCCGTGAACGTCGCCGAAGCGACCTCCGCCGCCGCATCCGCGCGGAGCAGGTAGTCAAGGAACAGATGCGCCAGCTCTTTGCGCTTTGATTCCCGCAACACTACGCCGCAATCGGCGTACAGCGCGAACCCCTCTTCCGGATAGAGGAACCTCAGATGCGGCGCCGCGCTGATGGCCTGCTGCGCCGTCGTGGCCCAGGTCTGGCAGGCCGCCAGTTCGCCGGCCACCATCAGATCCCGCGCCTCGGCGTTGAGGTAAGCGCGCAGAAGCGGCTTCTGACGCCTCGCTTCCGCATGCGCCTCCCGCAGTTCTCCGGGCGCGTGCGCGTTCAGCGGAAGGCCCAGCTTCTTCAGCGCCGCCCCGTAGACCTCCGCCGGATCATCGAGCATCGTGATGCGCCTTGCATAGCGCAGCTCCCACAGGTCGGCGTATCTCTGCGGCACGGGGCCTGACTGAGGATTGGCCAGAATGCCGCTCGAGCCCCAGTAGAGCGGCACGCAGAACTCGAGGCCCGGATCCCAAGAGGGCCGGGAGAAGCGCGGATCCAGATCGCCCAGACGCCTCAGCCGGGCGTGTTCCAGAGGCGCCAGCAGTCCGAGCTCGCGCATCGGTCCGATGAAGTAATTCGACGGAAACGCAACGTCCCAGCCGGAGTTGCCGCTGAAGACGCGCGCCAGCATCTCTTCGTTGGATTCGTAGGTGGCCAGCCGCACCCGGATGCCCGTTTCGCGCTCGAACCGCGGCAGCGTTTCCGGCGCGATGTAGTTCGACCACTGGAACACGTTCAGCCGCTGCCGCGCCGGCCGCAGGCAGCCGGCCAGGCCGCTGAGCGCCGGGAAAAAGAGCAGCGCGCGCCTCCTCATGTCTTCTTTCTGAGTCCTTCCGCAAGAAGAATGCCGGCGCCCAGCAGCACGACCACCACCGTCGAAATGGCGTTCACGACGGGCGAGCCGCCCCGCCGCGCCATCGCGTACAGCACCATGGGCAGGGTCTCCGTGTCGACGCCCGCCACCAGCGAAGTGATGACGTAGTCATCAAACGAAATCGTGAAAGCGAGCAGAGCCGCCGACAGCACCGCTGGCAGAAGGTTCGGCAGCGTCACGCGCAGGAACGCCTCCCACTCGCGCGCGCCCAGATCCATGGCGGCCTCTTCCAGCGAGGCATCCATCGTCCGCAGACGCGCCAGCACGACCAGAACGACGAACGCAAGGCAGAAGCTCACATGGGCGAGGATCACCGTGTGCAGCCCCAGCTGCAGGCCTGCATAACGGAACAGCCACTGGAACAGCGCGAGCAGCGCGATGCCCGTGACAATCTCCGGGGTCACCAGAGAAATCGACAGCGCCGTCATCAGCAGCCTG
This DNA window, taken from Bryobacteraceae bacterium, encodes the following:
- a CDS encoding putrescine-binding periplasmic protein — protein: MRRRALLFFPALSGLAGCLRPARQRLNVFQWSNYIAPETLPRFERETGIRVRLATYESNEEMLARVFSGNSGWDVAFPSNYFIGPMRELGLLAPLEHARLRRLGDLDPRFSRPSWDPGLEFCVPLYWGSSGILANPQSGPVPQRYADLWELRYARRITMLDDPAEVYGAALKKLGLPLNAHAPGELREAHAEARRQKPLLRAYLNAEARDLMVAGELAACQTWATTAQQAISAAPHLRFLYPEEGFALYADCGVVLRESKRKELAHLFLDYLLRADAAAEVASATFTATAVRTARERLPEEVLRMETLFPPDDVMARGEWFEPLPPGAQRLRDRLWTELKSS
- a CDS encoding hypothetical protein (possible pseudo, frameshifted); translated protein: MTRVIAFSAVLLYVFLHAPLLVLAVFSFNEGRFTVWEGFSFRWYAEAWRDARLVEAAANSLWIAAAATLLATAAGTLCAYGLWKRESRLLMTALSISLVTPEIVTGIALLALFQWLFRYAGLQLGLHTVILAHVSFCLAFVVLVVLARLRTMDASLEEAAMDLGAREWEAFLRVTLPNLLPAVLSAALLAFTISFDDYVITSLVAGVDTETLPMVLYAMARRGGSPVVNAISTVVVVLLGAGILLAEGLRKKT